The DNA sequence AATCCCCCAAGCTCAAACATTTTCAGCTATTTTATAAATTAATTCTTCCGTTTTCTCCCATCCCAGACAGGCGTCGGTAATGGATTTTCCATAGATATTCGTTCCGATCTCCTGCCTGCCTTCCACCAGATAGCTCTCAATCATCAGTCCTTTAATCATTTTATTCAACAGCGGGTCATACGTTCTGCTTGTCAGAACTTCCCGCGCGATCCGAGGCTGTTCATAGAAGCGTTTCATCGAATTGGCATGGTTGGTATCCACAATGATTGTTGGATTAGCCAGCTGGAGCCTTTCATATTCGTAGGCGGCATAGATTAAATCCTCATAGTGATAATTCGGGATATTTCTCCCGGAGGAATCCACAGCCCCTCTTAGGATAGCATGTGCAAGCGGATTACCGGATGTCTCTATTTCCCAGCCGTTATAGATAAAATGATGCCCTTGCTGAGCGGCATAAATCGAATTCAGCATAACCGTTATGTCCCCGCTCGTCGGGTTTTTCATGCCGACCGGTGTACATACGCCGCTGACGGTTAAGCGGTGCTGCTGATTCTCCACAGAGCGGGCACCAACTGCAATGTAACCCAGCACATCGAGAAGATACGTGTAGTTCTCCGGATAAAGCATTTCATCAGCTGCCGGCATATGGAATTCCGACAGGGCTCGGATATGGAGCTTACGGATGGCTATAATCCCCTCGCATAAATCGGGTTCTTTGCTCGGGTCGGGCTGATGGACCATCCCCTTATAGCCTTCCCCCGTAGTACGGGGCTTGTTGGTATAGATCCGCGGGATTATCAATATCTTATCCTTGACTTTTTCCTGCATGACAGCGAGCTTTCCAATATATTCACATACCGAGTCCTCATTATCCGCCGAACAGGGTCCGATGATCAGAATAAAGCGGTTATCTTTGTTTTCTAGAATATGGCTAATCTGCTCGTCCCTGTCCCGTTTTATTTTTTTTATATGTTCAGGTAAAGGTATCTGTTCAATAATCTCCTCGGCCGTTGGTATTTTTTTAATATATTTCATGTTCATAACTGCATTCTCCT is a window from the Dehalobacter sp. DCA genome containing:
- a CDS encoding 3-deoxy-7-phosphoheptulonate synthase gives rise to the protein MNMKYIKKIPTAEEIIEQIPLPEHIKKIKRDRDEQISHILENKDNRFILIIGPCSADNEDSVCEYIGKLAVMQEKVKDKILIIPRIYTNKPRTTGEGYKGMVHQPDPSKEPDLCEGIIAIRKLHIRALSEFHMPAADEMLYPENYTYLLDVLGYIAVGARSVENQQHRLTVSGVCTPVGMKNPTSGDITVMLNSIYAAQQGHHFIYNGWEIETSGNPLAHAILRGAVDSSGRNIPNYHYEDLIYAAYEYERLQLANPTIIVDTNHANSMKRFYEQPRIAREVLTSRTYDPLLNKMIKGLMIESYLVEGRQEIGTNIYGKSITDACLGWEKTEELIYKIAENV